A region from the Vicia villosa cultivar HV-30 ecotype Madison, WI linkage group LG3, Vvil1.0, whole genome shotgun sequence genome encodes:
- the LOC131659501 gene encoding F-box/FBD/LRR-repeat protein At1g16930-like — protein sequence MVKRKKSRKKNKDRISDLPDSVILRILSFLNIKQALQTCILSTRWMNLWQQPPTPVLISSQLTTPDIFIEFVSLIFSSRNISTDLYTLRFRSSNVTEPSLLETILNYAVSHKVQQLDVHVKCDIQQFPTCLLSCRSLTSLDLCFSHPTIYGTTTLFPSSLNMPVLTSLSLWHFAFSVGNDGRVDPFSALTNLKSLTMVYCKVAGAQNLRISSTKLVNLYIYMRHYARETYFGIELHAPSLCTFNFSGIPVQKLCWGKSNLSSIKQVSIDIIEFWKSKETSSVLLDWLIELANVESLTISSTALKVLSLVPNLLVELPSLCNLKSLKVEKRQISRMIPDGIVDILIQNSPSPKVYIID from the exons AtggtgaaaagaaaaaaaagtcgtAAGAAAAACAAAGATAGGATTAGTGATTTACCTGATAGTGTTATACTTCGCATACTCTCTTTTTTGAACATCAAACAAGCTCTTCAAACTTGTATTCTCTCCACAAGATGGATGAATCTCTGGCAGCAACCTCCCACTCCTGtattaatttcttcacaactcaCCACTCCTGATATTTTCATCGAATTCGTGTCTCTGATCTTTTCTAGTCGCAATATCTCAACAGATCTTTACACTCTAAGATTTCGCAGTAGTAATGTCACGGAGCCTAGCCTACTCGAAACGATTCTAAATTACGCTGTTTCACACAAAGTCCAACAATTAGATGTCCATGTTAAATGTGATATTCAGCAGTTTCCAACTTGTTTATTATCGTGTCGCAGTTTAACCTCTCTTGATCTTTGTTTTAGTCATCCTACAATTTATGGTACGACCACATTGTTTCCTAGTTCTTTGAATATGCCAGTATTAACTAGTTTGAGTCTATGGCACTTTGCCTTTTCGGTTGGCAATGATGGTCGTGTTGATCCATTTTCAGCATTAACCAATTTGAAAAGTTTAACAATGGTGTATTGTAAAGTTGCGGGTGCGCAAAACCTTCGCATTTCAAGTACCAAGCTTgtcaatttatatatatacatgagACATTATGCTCGCGAAACCTATTTTGGAATCGAACTACATGCTCCAAGTCTTTGTACCTTTAATTTTAGTGGTATTCCGGTTCAAAAACTCTGTTGGGGCAAGAGCAATCTCTCTTCGATCAAACAAGTAAGTATTGATATAATTGAATTTTGGAAATCAAAGGAGACTTCATCAGTTCTACTCGACTGGCTGATTGAACTTGCTAATGTGGAATCGTTGACGATCTCTTCAACGGCTCTTAAG GTTCTTTCCTTAGTTCCAAATTTATTGGTTGAACTCCCTTCCTTGTGTAACTTGAAGTCACTCAAGGTAGAAAAGAGACAAATTTCACGAATGATACCAGATGGAATAGTGGACATTTTGATTCAAAACTCGCCTTCACCAAAGGTTTACATCATAGATTGA